A single window of Nocardioides kongjuensis DNA harbors:
- the ilvN gene encoding acetolactate synthase small subunit, whose product MAKHTLSVLVEDKPGVLARISALFSRRGFNIESLAVGPTEHDEISRMTIVVNVDSSPLEQVTKQLNKLVEVIKIVELDPTASVNRELVLVKVAATAENRGEVLDIVQLFKAKVIDVASDAITMQIVGNDGKISDFLRVLEPFGIRELVQSGMVAIGRGPRSISERSKPVAVPVPPAANA is encoded by the coding sequence ATGGCCAAGCACACCCTGTCCGTCCTCGTCGAGGACAAGCCCGGAGTCCTGGCGCGCATCTCCGCGCTGTTCAGCCGCCGCGGCTTCAACATCGAGTCGCTGGCGGTCGGCCCGACCGAGCACGACGAGATCTCGCGGATGACGATCGTGGTCAACGTCGACTCCTCGCCGCTCGAGCAGGTCACCAAGCAGCTCAACAAGCTGGTCGAGGTCATCAAGATCGTCGAGCTCGACCCGACGGCCTCGGTCAACCGGGAGCTGGTGCTGGTCAAGGTCGCCGCCACGGCGGAGAACCGCGGCGAGGTCCTCGACATCGTCCAGCTGTTCAAGGCGAAGGTCATCGACGTCGCCTCGGACGCCATCACCATGCAGATCGTCGGCAACGACGGCAAGATCTCCGACTTCCTGCGCGTGCTGGAGCCCTTCGGGATCCGCGAGCTCGTGCAGTCCGGCATGGTGGCCATCGGCCGCGGGCCGCGCTCCATCTCGGAGCGCAGCAAGCCCGTCGCCGTACCGGTGCCGCCCGCCGCCAACGCCTGA
- a CDS encoding EamA family transporter, with translation MELTSTWWFWALLSAAFAALTAIFAKVGVKQIDSDVATFVRTVVILVTLGLILLALGKFHSPGEVGTRTWVFLVLSGLATGASWICYFRALKLGDASLVAPVDKLSVVLVAVFGVTLLGERLSLLQWGGVALVGAGAVLLVVSG, from the coding sequence ATGGAGCTGACCTCGACCTGGTGGTTCTGGGCCCTGCTGTCGGCCGCCTTCGCAGCCCTGACGGCGATCTTCGCGAAGGTGGGCGTGAAGCAGATCGACTCCGACGTCGCGACCTTCGTCCGCACCGTCGTCATCCTGGTCACGCTCGGCCTGATCCTGCTGGCGCTCGGCAAGTTCCACTCCCCCGGCGAGGTCGGCACCCGGACCTGGGTGTTCCTCGTCCTGTCCGGGCTCGCCACCGGTGCGTCCTGGATCTGCTACTTCCGCGCCCTCAAGCTCGGCGACGCCTCACTGGTCGCACCGGTCGACAAGCTCAGCGTCGTGCTCGTGGCCGTCTTCGGCGTGACCCTGCTCGGCGAGCGGCTCTCGCTCCTGCAGTGGGGCGGGGTCGCGCTGGTGGGCGCGGGTGCCGTTCTGCTGGTGGTCAGCGGGTGA
- a CDS encoding PKD domain-containing protein yields the protein MRSRPVRIILLVAAMVAALLGAAGAGQSPAHAQPAHHRLIPSAVPATTPNILDGRTLAIAEVGSKVFVGGTFTLAQNPDTSAQLPTPYLFAYDRGTGVIDPVFAPALDGQVTAIVASPDGSALYVAGTFKLAGTTKVRNVIKINTTTGALVPGFKNPSPNGSVLDLALVGSRLFLAGTFTTVATLPRAGLASLSATTGEVDEYLKVAVDTNHNWPSGTAKAPVGVGKLAASPDGSRLVGIGNFKHADGLDRDQVVLIRLGTDNAYVDPDWKTTRYTPACSKNSFDSYVRDVDYSPDSSYFVVASSGAGYNGTLCDSAARFDTAVTGQDVQPTWQAATGQDSLLSVAIADNVVYVGGHQKWMNAIQSGSDEQAGQVPRPGLAALDPQNGIPLTWNPGRHPRGIGAEELLATDNGVYVGSDTEYIGNGEYRRARLAFFPVEGGTAPVTQADPVLPRSLYRLSANTVTTRQFSGTSITTPTTVPTTGGANWNNVRGAFMIGSKLVYGATDNKLHYRTFDGTAFGPDNVIDPYNDPYWSSVTTSGGTQTYRGRVPNLYGQLSNVTGMAYADGRLYYTRSLQGKVFWRWFSPQSLIVGAAEFTVASSNFPLLQDVRNLVYADGQLWAGMSTNQLWRLPVADGVTSGTWTRVTGNGIDTSPVWSSGTMFLGPLANQLPTAAFTPTCAGQSCSFDGTASTDADGTVTSWAWSFGDGGTATGAQPSHVYAAPGTYQVTLTVTDENGGTGTTTQPVVIQGGTSQIGYRDSTGKVTNATSIVSPIPATAQAGDGLVAVVSAATTAVPAAPAGWTQVGSPAATDAMTTVVWQKVAAADDAGRNVTVSFGATAVKATLTVLAYSGTDPGGPVAAVAGLGETTATTTHHSPLVSTPGNWVVTVWADRSSATTAFTEPAGSTVRQRLIGTGGAHADQLVADTGGPVAAGQYGDQVATADSAAKGTSVTIALH from the coding sequence GTGCGCAGTCGTCCTGTCCGCATCATCCTGCTCGTCGCGGCCATGGTGGCTGCCCTCCTCGGCGCCGCCGGCGCGGGACAGTCACCCGCGCACGCGCAACCGGCGCACCATCGGCTGATCCCGTCGGCAGTGCCGGCGACGACACCGAACATCCTGGACGGTCGGACGCTGGCGATCGCCGAGGTCGGCAGCAAGGTCTTCGTGGGTGGCACCTTCACCCTGGCGCAGAACCCGGACACGAGCGCGCAGCTGCCGACGCCGTACCTGTTCGCCTACGACCGTGGCACCGGCGTCATCGACCCGGTCTTCGCGCCGGCGCTCGACGGCCAGGTGACCGCGATCGTGGCGTCGCCGGACGGCAGCGCGCTGTACGTCGCCGGCACCTTCAAGCTCGCCGGTACGACGAAGGTCCGCAACGTCATCAAGATCAACACGACCACCGGGGCCCTGGTCCCGGGGTTCAAGAACCCCAGCCCCAACGGCAGCGTGCTCGACCTCGCCCTCGTCGGCAGCCGGCTGTTCCTCGCAGGAACCTTCACCACGGTCGCCACCCTGCCGCGGGCCGGGCTGGCCTCGCTGAGCGCGACCACCGGCGAGGTGGACGAGTACCTCAAGGTCGCCGTCGACACGAACCACAACTGGCCCTCCGGTACGGCGAAGGCGCCGGTGGGCGTCGGGAAGCTGGCCGCCAGCCCCGACGGCTCCCGACTGGTCGGGATCGGCAACTTCAAGCACGCCGACGGCCTCGACCGCGACCAGGTCGTGCTGATCCGGCTCGGCACCGACAACGCCTACGTCGACCCCGACTGGAAGACGACGCGCTACACGCCCGCGTGCAGCAAGAACTCCTTCGACTCCTACGTGCGCGACGTCGACTACTCCCCCGACAGCTCCTACTTCGTGGTCGCCTCCAGCGGCGCCGGCTACAACGGAACGCTGTGCGACTCCGCGGCCCGCTTCGACACCGCGGTCACCGGCCAGGACGTGCAGCCGACCTGGCAGGCCGCGACCGGCCAGGACTCGCTGCTCTCGGTCGCGATCGCCGACAACGTCGTCTACGTCGGCGGCCACCAGAAGTGGATGAACGCCATCCAGAGCGGCTCCGACGAGCAGGCCGGGCAGGTGCCGCGGCCCGGCCTGGCCGCTCTCGACCCGCAGAACGGCATCCCGTTGACCTGGAACCCGGGCCGGCACCCGCGCGGCATCGGCGCCGAGGAGCTGCTGGCGACCGACAACGGCGTGTACGTCGGCAGCGACACCGAGTACATCGGCAACGGTGAGTACCGCCGGGCCCGCCTCGCCTTCTTCCCTGTGGAAGGCGGGACGGCCCCGGTCACCCAGGCCGACCCGGTGCTGCCGCGCAGCCTCTACCGGCTCTCCGCCAACACGGTCACCACGCGACAGTTCTCCGGCACCTCGATCACGACCCCGACCACGGTGCCCACCACGGGCGGAGCCAACTGGAACAACGTGCGCGGCGCGTTCATGATCGGCTCCAAGCTGGTCTACGGGGCGACCGACAACAAGCTGCACTACCGGACCTTCGACGGCACGGCGTTCGGGCCGGACAACGTCATCGACCCCTACAACGACCCCTACTGGAGCAGCGTCACCACCAGTGGTGGCACGCAGACCTATCGCGGCCGGGTGCCCAACCTCTACGGGCAGCTGTCCAACGTGACCGGCATGGCGTACGCCGACGGTCGGCTCTACTACACCCGCAGCCTGCAGGGGAAGGTGTTCTGGCGCTGGTTCTCGCCGCAGAGCCTGATCGTCGGAGCGGCCGAGTTCACGGTCGCGTCGTCGAACTTCCCGCTGCTGCAGGACGTCCGCAACCTCGTGTACGCCGACGGCCAGCTGTGGGCCGGCATGTCGACGAACCAGCTGTGGCGCCTGCCCGTCGCGGACGGCGTCACCAGCGGCACCTGGACCCGGGTGACCGGCAACGGCATCGACACCAGCCCGGTGTGGTCGAGCGGCACCATGTTCCTCGGCCCGCTCGCCAACCAGCTGCCGACCGCGGCGTTCACGCCGACCTGCGCCGGGCAGTCCTGCTCCTTCGACGGCACCGCGTCGACCGATGCCGACGGCACGGTCACCTCGTGGGCGTGGAGCTTCGGCGACGGCGGTACGGCGACGGGCGCCCAGCCCAGCCACGTGTACGCCGCGCCGGGCACCTACCAGGTGACGCTCACCGTGACCGACGAGAACGGCGGCACGGGCACCACGACGCAGCCCGTCGTGATCCAGGGCGGCACCAGCCAGATCGGCTACCGGGACTCCACGGGCAAGGTCACCAACGCGACCAGCATCGTCTCGCCGATCCCGGCGACCGCGCAGGCCGGCGACGGCCTGGTCGCCGTCGTCTCGGCGGCCACTACCGCCGTACCCGCGGCACCGGCGGGCTGGACCCAGGTCGGTTCCCCCGCCGCCACCGACGCGATGACGACCGTGGTCTGGCAGAAGGTGGCCGCGGCCGACGACGCCGGCCGCAACGTGACCGTCAGCTTCGGCGCCACGGCGGTGAAGGCGACGCTGACCGTGTTGGCCTACTCCGGCACCGACCCCGGTGGTCCCGTGGCCGCGGTCGCCGGCCTCGGCGAGACGACCGCGACGACCACGCACCACAGTCCGCTGGTCAGCACGCCCGGCAACTGGGTGGTCACCGTGTGGGCCGACCGGTCCTCCGCGACGACGGCCTTCACCGAGCCCGCCGGATCGACCGTGCGGCAACGCCTGATCGGCACCGGCGGCGCCCACGCCGACCAGCTCGTCGCCGACACCGGCGGTCCCGTCGCCGCGGGCCAGTACGGCGACCAGGTCGCCACCGCCGACTCCGCGGCGAAGGGAACCAGCGTCACGATCGCCCTGCACTGA
- the ilvC gene encoding ketol-acid reductoisomerase produces the protein MAEIYYDDDADLSLIQGKHVAVIGYGSQGHAHALNLRDSGVDVRVGLKEGSKSRAKAEEEGLRVLTPREAAEEADVIVILAPDQVQRHLYADDIAPALAEGDTLVFGHGFNIRFGYIQPPAGVDVILVAPKAPGHTVRREYVAGRGIPDIIAVEQDASGKAWDLAKSYAKGIGGTRAGVIKTTFTEETETDLFGEQSVLCGGVSQLIQYGYETLTEAGYQGEIAYFEVLHELKLIVDLMWEGGIAKQRWSVSDTAEYGDYVSGPRVIDPHVKENMQAVLADIQSGAFAERFIADQDAGAPEFKALREKGAQHPIEAVGKTLRSHFSWAHTDDDYTEGSAAR, from the coding sequence GTGGCTGAGATCTACTACGACGACGACGCCGACCTGTCCCTGATCCAGGGCAAGCACGTCGCCGTCATCGGTTACGGCAGCCAGGGCCACGCGCACGCGCTGAACCTGCGCGACTCCGGCGTCGACGTCCGCGTCGGCCTCAAGGAGGGCTCGAAGAGCCGCGCCAAGGCGGAGGAGGAGGGCCTGCGCGTCCTGACCCCCCGCGAGGCCGCGGAGGAGGCCGACGTCATCGTCATCCTCGCCCCCGACCAGGTGCAGCGTCACCTGTACGCCGACGACATCGCGCCGGCGCTCGCCGAGGGCGACACCCTGGTCTTCGGCCACGGATTCAACATCCGCTTCGGCTACATCCAGCCGCCGGCCGGCGTCGACGTCATCCTCGTCGCGCCGAAGGCCCCGGGCCACACCGTGCGCCGCGAGTACGTCGCCGGGCGCGGCATCCCGGACATCATCGCCGTCGAGCAGGACGCCTCGGGCAAGGCCTGGGACCTCGCGAAGTCCTACGCGAAGGGCATCGGCGGCACCCGCGCCGGCGTCATCAAGACCACCTTCACCGAGGAGACCGAGACCGACCTGTTCGGTGAGCAGTCGGTCCTGTGCGGTGGTGTCTCGCAGCTGATCCAGTACGGCTACGAGACCCTCACCGAGGCCGGCTACCAGGGCGAGATCGCCTACTTCGAGGTCCTTCACGAGCTCAAGCTCATCGTCGACCTGATGTGGGAGGGCGGCATCGCCAAGCAGCGCTGGTCGGTCTCCGACACCGCTGAGTACGGCGACTACGTCTCCGGCCCGCGCGTCATCGACCCGCACGTGAAGGAGAACATGCAGGCCGTCCTCGCCGACATCCAGAGCGGCGCGTTCGCCGAGCGCTTCATCGCCGACCAGGACGCCGGCGCGCCGGAGTTCAAGGCGCTGCGTGAGAAGGGTGCCCAGCACCCGATCGAGGCCGTCGGCAAGACCCTGCGCTCGCACTTCTCGTGGGCGCACACCGACGACGACTACACCGAGGGCTCGGCCGCGCGCTGA
- a CDS encoding ABC transporter ATP-binding protein, with amino-acid sequence MITVESLSKSYGSFTAVDDVSFTAAPGRVTGFLGPNGAGKSTTMRVMVGLTAPGSGEVRVLGRRFADLPDPGREVGVLLDASAQHAGRTGREILTIAALTMGLPRTRVDEMLERVSLTPDEASRRVRNYSLGMRQRLGIGTALLGNPEVLILDEPANGLDPAGIRWMRDLLRDFADQGGTVLLSSHLLHEIEVIADDLVVIGNGRIVAQGTKEELLAGAGTLVRAADGTTLAAALAAAGITARPTSGGAVLAEADLTRVGQAAFAAGIAVTELRAADGAGLEEMFLALTAESQRETVTTTQTTTTQGAAA; translated from the coding sequence ATGATCACAGTCGAGTCCCTCAGCAAGTCGTACGGGAGCTTCACCGCCGTCGACGACGTGTCGTTCACCGCCGCACCGGGCCGCGTCACCGGGTTCCTCGGACCCAACGGTGCCGGCAAGTCCACCACCATGCGGGTGATGGTCGGCCTGACGGCGCCCGGCAGCGGTGAGGTCCGCGTCCTCGGGCGCCGTTTCGCCGACCTGCCCGACCCGGGCCGCGAGGTCGGCGTGCTCCTGGACGCGTCGGCCCAGCACGCCGGGCGGACCGGGCGCGAGATCCTCACGATCGCCGCCCTGACCATGGGCCTGCCGCGCACCCGTGTCGACGAGATGCTCGAGCGGGTCAGCCTGACGCCGGACGAGGCCAGCCGCCGGGTCCGCAACTACTCGCTGGGCATGCGGCAGCGCCTGGGCATCGGTACGGCGCTGCTCGGCAACCCCGAGGTGCTGATCCTCGACGAGCCCGCCAACGGCCTGGACCCGGCCGGCATCCGCTGGATGCGCGACCTGCTGCGCGACTTCGCCGACCAGGGCGGCACCGTCCTGCTCTCCAGCCACCTGCTGCACGAGATCGAGGTCATCGCCGACGACCTCGTCGTCATCGGCAACGGCCGGATCGTCGCCCAGGGCACCAAGGAGGAGCTGCTCGCCGGCGCCGGCACCCTGGTCCGCGCCGCCGACGGCACGACGCTCGCCGCCGCGCTGGCCGCCGCCGGGATCACCGCGCGGCCCACCTCCGGTGGCGCCGTCCTCGCCGAGGCCGACCTCACCCGCGTCGGCCAGGCCGCCTTCGCGGCCGGCATCGCCGTCACCGAGCTGCGCGCCGCCGACGGCGCCGGCCTCGAGGAGATGTTCCTGGCGCTCACCGCCGAGAGCCAGCGCGAGACCGTCACCACCACCCAGACCACCACCACCCAAGGAGCAGCGGCATGA
- a CDS encoding CHAD domain-containing protein: protein MADSPAGDLLSTVIGDLVADVLTGREPALADEPDAVHQLRTSVRRLRNVLAGFGRYVEKRPAREMRARLASYGALLGAGRDLEVRAEDCRRVLAELGRTDLGHALVDPLLAAHSGAHAALVAWHASPDAAALAHLLGMWGEEVPLADRARRHADRVTDAVLRHEVHRVLDRAAEGETSHEVRKAARRLRHVADAVGDRERAAAGKDIQGRLGDHRDALLLAGHLWSAGAPAVVVAHVETAASRALDGLPEAIAALRSLAGGQTNPETAVLPSETM, encoded by the coding sequence GTGGCGGACTCCCCGGCAGGCGACCTGCTCTCCACGGTGATCGGCGACCTGGTCGCCGACGTCCTCACCGGGCGGGAGCCGGCCCTCGCCGACGAGCCCGACGCGGTCCACCAGCTCCGCACGTCGGTACGCCGGCTGCGCAACGTGCTGGCCGGCTTCGGGCGGTACGTCGAGAAGCGGCCGGCGCGGGAGATGCGCGCTCGCCTGGCGTCGTACGGCGCCCTGCTGGGGGCCGGCCGGGACCTGGAGGTCCGGGCCGAGGACTGTCGACGGGTGCTGGCCGAGCTGGGCCGCACCGACCTCGGGCACGCACTCGTCGATCCGCTGCTCGCCGCCCACAGCGGGGCGCACGCGGCCCTCGTCGCGTGGCACGCCTCCCCGGACGCGGCGGCCCTGGCTCACCTCCTCGGCATGTGGGGCGAGGAGGTCCCGCTGGCCGACCGGGCCCGGCGGCACGCCGACCGGGTGACGGATGCGGTGCTGCGCCACGAGGTGCACCGGGTTCTGGACCGGGCCGCCGAGGGCGAGACCTCCCACGAGGTCCGCAAGGCCGCGCGCCGGCTGCGCCACGTCGCCGACGCCGTCGGGGACAGGGAGCGGGCAGCCGCGGGCAAGGACATCCAGGGCCGGCTCGGCGACCACCGGGACGCGCTCCTGCTCGCCGGCCACCTGTGGTCCGCCGGCGCCCCGGCCGTCGTGGTCGCTCATGTCGAGACCGCTGCGAGCCGCGCCCTGGACGGCCTCCCCGAGGCGATCGCCGCGCTCCGCTCGCTGGCCGGGGGACAGACGAATCCTGAGACTGCAGTCTTGCCATCTGAGACGATGTGA
- a CDS encoding acetolactate synthase large subunit — MSEQQGSGANSQQHGITGAQSLVRSLEAAGVTDIFGIPGGAILPAYDPLMDSSIRHILVRHEQGAGHAAQGYAAASGKVGVCMATSGPGATNLVTPLADAHMDSLPMVAITGQVGASLIGTDAFQEADIRGITMPITKHSFLVTDPAEIPTKIAEAFHIASTGRPGPVLVDVTKSALQSSTTFQWPTELNLPGYRPVTRPHAKQIREAARLMLESRKPVLYVGGGTIRSGASKELLALAELTGIPVVTTLMARGAFPDSHPQHLGMPGMHGTVAAVAALQKSDLIISLGARFDDRVTGNLDSFAPGAKVIHADIDPAEIGKNRYADVPIVGDVREVLVDLITTLRTEQEAGNTGDYEGWVAFCAGVKKKYPLGYDRPTDGGLAPQYVLERLGVISGPDTIYTAGVGQHQMWAAHFVGYERPNTWINSGGLGTMGFSVPAAMGAKVAMPDQTVWSVDGDGCFQMTNQELATCAINNIPIKVAVINNESLGMVRQWQTLFYNSRYSNTDLHSKRIPDFVKLADAYGCVGLACESPDDVDATIQKAMEINDVPVVVDFRVHRDAMVWPMVAAGTSNDDIKYARDLAPQFDEDDL; from the coding sequence ATGAGTGAGCAGCAGGGCTCGGGCGCCAACTCCCAGCAACACGGCATCACCGGGGCGCAGAGCCTGGTCCGGTCCCTCGAGGCGGCGGGTGTCACCGACATCTTCGGCATCCCCGGCGGAGCGATCCTCCCGGCGTACGACCCGCTGATGGACAGCAGCATCCGGCACATCCTCGTGCGCCACGAGCAGGGTGCCGGCCACGCCGCGCAGGGGTACGCCGCCGCGTCCGGCAAGGTCGGCGTCTGCATGGCGACGTCCGGCCCCGGTGCGACCAACCTGGTCACCCCGCTCGCGGACGCCCACATGGACTCGCTGCCGATGGTCGCGATCACCGGCCAGGTCGGCGCCTCGCTGATCGGCACGGACGCCTTCCAGGAGGCGGACATCCGCGGCATCACGATGCCGATCACCAAGCACAGCTTCCTGGTGACCGACCCCGCGGAGATCCCCACCAAGATCGCCGAGGCCTTCCACATCGCCTCGACCGGCCGCCCCGGCCCGGTCCTGGTCGACGTGACGAAGTCCGCGCTGCAGTCCAGCACCACCTTCCAGTGGCCCACCGAGCTGAACCTGCCCGGCTACCGACCGGTGACCCGGCCGCACGCCAAGCAGATCCGCGAGGCCGCGCGCCTCATGCTCGAGTCGCGCAAGCCGGTCCTGTACGTCGGCGGCGGCACCATCCGGTCCGGCGCCTCCAAGGAGCTGCTGGCCCTCGCCGAGCTCACCGGCATCCCGGTGGTCACCACGCTGATGGCGCGCGGCGCGTTCCCCGACAGCCACCCGCAGCACCTCGGCATGCCCGGCATGCACGGCACCGTGGCGGCCGTCGCGGCGCTGCAGAAGAGCGACCTGATCATCAGCCTCGGTGCCCGCTTCGACGACCGCGTCACCGGCAACCTCGACTCGTTCGCGCCCGGTGCGAAGGTCATCCACGCCGACATCGACCCGGCCGAGATCGGCAAGAACCGCTACGCCGACGTCCCGATCGTGGGCGACGTGCGCGAGGTGCTGGTCGACCTGATCACCACCCTGCGCACCGAGCAGGAGGCCGGCAACACGGGTGACTACGAGGGCTGGGTCGCGTTCTGCGCCGGGGTGAAGAAGAAGTACCCGCTCGGCTACGACCGTCCCACCGACGGCGGCCTCGCGCCGCAGTACGTCCTCGAGCGACTCGGCGTCATCTCCGGCCCCGACACGATCTACACCGCGGGCGTCGGCCAGCACCAGATGTGGGCCGCGCACTTCGTCGGCTACGAGCGCCCCAACACCTGGATCAACTCCGGCGGTCTCGGCACCATGGGCTTCTCGGTCCCGGCCGCGATGGGTGCCAAGGTCGCCATGCCCGACCAGACCGTGTGGTCGGTCGACGGCGACGGCTGCTTCCAGATGACCAACCAGGAGCTCGCCACCTGCGCGATCAACAACATCCCGATCAAGGTCGCGGTCATCAACAACGAGTCGCTCGGCATGGTGCGCCAGTGGCAGACGCTGTTCTACAACTCGCGCTACTCCAACACCGACCTGCACTCGAAGCGGATCCCGGACTTCGTCAAGCTGGCCGACGCCTACGGCTGCGTGGGCCTGGCCTGCGAGTCGCCCGACGACGTCGACGCGACCATCCAGAAGGCGATGGAGATCAACGACGTGCCCGTCGTCGTCGACTTCCGGGTGCACCGCGACGCCATGGTGTGGCCGATGGTGGCCGCCGGCACCAGCAACGACGACATCAAGTACGCGCGGGACCTCGCGCCCCAGTTCGACGAGGACGACCTCTGA
- the surE gene encoding 5'/3'-nucleotidase SurE: MRPVPSRPLLPRLLAVGVGLAAGVAGIVAASPVTAAPSETVTAGTTAPPLAGLEILLTNDDSARGADAGFGTDGKGLYVLRRALCNAGADVLVVAPWSQQSGAGARMTSPGFAPVPLTVQAVTVPAAYAGDCAGTSTGGAVFGVCASAGPCSSTTPSASPADAVNVGLSRFAKNYWSGGPDVVLSGTNFGQNIGATLNHSGTVGAAVTAHEYAVPAVAVSAEVPRELAQIPNVAFTGAADFTVKLLGGLVKRNLLADDLVLNVNFPFVGPGETLGRAVKADVGRSSDLGLTYAGDVPATGGTYLLSAGAPATETRPNADTTALAANNIPVTALDGDWGRPMPVGIWLLLGSLR, from the coding sequence ATGCGTCCTGTTCCCTCCCGCCCCCTGCTCCCGCGCCTGCTGGCCGTCGGCGTCGGCCTCGCTGCCGGTGTCGCCGGCATCGTCGCCGCGTCGCCCGTGACCGCGGCGCCGTCCGAGACGGTGACCGCCGGGACGACCGCACCGCCCTTGGCCGGCCTCGAGATCCTGCTCACCAACGACGACAGCGCCCGCGGTGCCGACGCCGGGTTCGGCACCGACGGCAAGGGTCTCTACGTCCTGCGCCGGGCGCTGTGCAACGCCGGAGCCGACGTCCTGGTGGTGGCGCCCTGGTCGCAGCAGAGCGGCGCCGGGGCGCGGATGACCTCGCCGGGCTTCGCGCCGGTGCCGCTGACCGTCCAGGCGGTGACGGTGCCGGCGGCGTACGCCGGTGACTGCGCCGGTACGTCGACCGGCGGCGCCGTGTTCGGGGTCTGCGCGTCGGCCGGGCCCTGCTCCTCGACCACGCCGTCGGCCTCGCCCGCCGACGCGGTCAACGTCGGCCTGAGCCGGTTCGCGAAGAACTACTGGAGCGGCGGCCCGGACGTGGTTCTGTCCGGCACCAACTTCGGCCAGAACATCGGCGCCACGCTCAACCACTCGGGCACGGTCGGCGCGGCGGTCACCGCGCACGAGTACGCGGTCCCCGCCGTCGCGGTGAGCGCGGAGGTGCCTCGCGAACTGGCGCAGATCCCCAACGTCGCGTTCACGGGCGCGGCCGACTTCACGGTCAAGCTGCTCGGCGGCCTGGTGAAGCGCAACCTGCTGGCCGACGACCTCGTGCTCAACGTGAACTTCCCGTTCGTCGGGCCCGGAGAGACCCTCGGCCGCGCGGTCAAGGCCGACGTGGGCCGCAGCAGCGACCTGGGCCTGACCTACGCCGGTGACGTGCCGGCCACGGGCGGCACCTACCTCCTCTCGGCGGGCGCTCCTGCGACCGAGACCCGGCCCAACGCCGACACGACGGCGCTGGCGGCCAACAACATCCCGGTGACCGCGCTCGACGGCGACTGGGGACGGCCGATGCCGGTCGGGATCTGGCTGCTGCTGGGCTCGCTGCGCTGA
- a CDS encoding ABC transporter permease subunit, translating to MITPLSSSPPLRSPEQLSGDPDPRATTLDAAPGVVPERTRPVPARTPFSRVQRVELRKMFDTRSGFWLMASIVITSAIATVITLLVGDRDDLTFDSFAAAIGSPMSIILPVIGVLAVTSEWSQRTTLTTFTLVPGRSRVLAAKLLNTLAIGFAGMLIALGVGALGNLVTSMITGVDPVWDISFGTFAQIVLANELGMLLGFALGLLFRSSPAAIVGYFVVNLVLPGLSGALASAQEWWADNAGWFDLNQTRFLLFDSSLTGQEWAQLGVTSLLWIALPLLIGTRLVLRSEVK from the coding sequence ATGATCACCCCACTGAGTTCTTCTCCTCCGCTTCGCTCCCCCGAACAACTCAGCGGGGACCCCGATCCGAGAGCCACCACCCTCGACGCCGCACCGGGCGTCGTACCCGAGCGGACGCGTCCCGTGCCCGCCCGGACCCCGTTCAGCCGGGTGCAGCGCGTCGAGCTGCGCAAGATGTTCGACACCCGCTCCGGCTTCTGGCTGATGGCGAGCATCGTCATCACCTCCGCCATCGCCACGGTGATCACGCTGCTGGTCGGCGATCGCGACGACCTCACCTTCGACTCGTTCGCCGCGGCGATCGGCAGCCCGATGTCGATCATCCTCCCGGTGATCGGCGTGCTCGCGGTGACCAGCGAGTGGAGCCAGCGCACCACGCTGACCACGTTCACCCTGGTGCCGGGCCGCTCCCGGGTGCTGGCGGCCAAGCTGCTCAACACGTTGGCCATCGGCTTCGCCGGCATGCTCATCGCGCTCGGCGTGGGCGCCCTCGGCAACCTGGTCACCTCGATGATCACCGGCGTCGACCCGGTCTGGGACATCTCGTTCGGCACCTTCGCGCAGATCGTGCTCGCCAACGAGCTCGGCATGCTGCTCGGCTTCGCGCTCGGCCTGCTGTTCCGCAGCTCGCCCGCCGCGATCGTCGGCTACTTCGTGGTCAACCTCGTGCTCCCCGGCCTGTCCGGCGCCCTGGCCTCCGCCCAGGAGTGGTGGGCCGACAACGCCGGCTGGTTCGACCTCAACCAGACCCGCTTCCTGCTCTTCGACAGCAGCCTCACCGGCCAGGAGTGGGCCCAGCTCGGCGTCACCTCGCTCCTGTGGATCGCGCTGCCGCTCCTCATCGGCACCCGGCTGGTGCTCCGCTCCGAGGTGAAGTAG
- a CDS encoding VOC family protein, giving the protein MGYPRLRSTVLDTTDVPLLAEFYRRLLGWSYPEGFDIDEFTDWRSIVGPSGERLSFQQVDELAATTWPDAEVPQQLHLDFQVEDRTDLEVNHQRALELGAVVRSDQSDDPEEPLRVYADPAGHTFCLFTR; this is encoded by the coding sequence ATGGGCTACCCGCGGCTGCGCAGCACCGTCCTCGACACCACCGACGTCCCCCTGCTGGCGGAGTTCTACCGCCGGCTCCTCGGCTGGTCCTACCCCGAGGGCTTCGACATCGACGAGTTCACCGACTGGCGCTCGATCGTCGGGCCCTCCGGCGAGCGGCTGTCCTTCCAGCAGGTCGACGAGCTCGCTGCGACGACCTGGCCGGACGCCGAGGTGCCGCAGCAGCTGCACCTCGACTTCCAGGTCGAGGACCGCACCGACCTCGAGGTGAACCACCAGCGCGCCCTCGAGCTGGGCGCCGTCGTCCGCTCCGACCAGTCCGACGACCCCGAGGAGCCGTTGCGCGTGTACGCCGACCCGGCGGGCCACACCTTCTGCCTGTTCACCCGCTGA